The DNA sequence GCGTTCGTCCTCAGCTCTATGTCCGCCTCCTCGGATATGTCCGCCGGCTTAGTCATCTTCTCGAGGTAGGCCATGTTGTAGAGGCTCTTGGATGGCTCCTCCGCCCAGACGTCTATGAGGGCTCTATCATCCCTCGTTATCGAGATGGTCGCCTTCCCCCTGTCGCTGGTCACCCTGAACTCAACCTTCTCGCTGTCTATGTATATCTCGACGTCCGAACCCACCACCTTGAGGTCCCTGACCACGCTGGGTATTGTGTCGCTGTCGAGCCTCGCCCTGGCCTTGAAGTCAACCTTTATCGTCTTGAACTCGAAGGGGGTGCCAGCCAGCAGCGGGAACTCGAAGGACCTCCTGTACCCGTTCATGCTCACTATCCTCATGCTGGACTCGGTGAAAGTGAGCTCCACCCTCTCCTTGCTCTTAACCCTCTTCAGTATCTTGGCAAGATCTGCGAAGTCTATCCCGTAGAACCTCTCCCCCTCCGCCTCGAACTCTATGAAGTAGGCCCTCGGGAGGGATATCTGGATCATCGCGGTCTTGGAGGGATCGAGCGCCTGGAGCCCGAGGCCCCAATCCGGGTCTATCTTGACCGAGGCCTCGCCCACCAGGGACTCCACCGCCTCCACTATGGCCTTCAGCGTGCCCGCCTCCTCGAAGACCACCCTATTCGGCATCCCCCACACCCTCCACCATATCCATTACCCTCTTCCTCATCAGCTCCACCTCCCTCAACAAGCTTATATCCATTCCTGATAGCTCGGCAACTGCGTAAGCCTGGATCTCCTTGAACTCCCCCGAGGATATGAGGGTGCCGACCACGTAGACCACATCCTTCGGCTTGAACCTGGATGCCCCATCGTGGTAGACCCTGGCCCTTCCGGTCCCATCCTCCAGAACGATGCAGTTCTCGAAGACGCTTATCACCACCCCCAGCACGGCGACCTCACCCCCCTCGAGCTCCGCTATCTTCCTCCAGTACATCGCACCACCTATAGGAAGTCCACCAGCCTGGTCGCCCTCTTACCCCTTCCCTCAGACTCGACGAGGAAGCTGGAGAGATCGGCACCGTTAGAGCCCCTCCTCTCCCTGAAGAGGGAGGATATCTCGCTCTCTATGAGCCTCACCCTCTGGAGCAGGTATCCCTCGACCCCATACCTCCTCATCACCTCCAGAGTGGGCCTGAGGTATTTCATAACAGTGCCCCTGTGGACTGTGAGCGTTATGTTGCCTCCGCACCTCAGGCACCTCCCGGATATCGGGGGCCTCCTGTACTTGGCGTTGCACTCCGTGCACCTGAAGACCTGCTGGCCGAAGCCCCTCAGGTTTCCCACTATGTCCCTTATGAAGTGGGAGGTTATCACCCTGGCCAGGGCGTCCATAGCATCCACCGCCCTTATCTTCCTCTCCAGCGAGAAGTGGGCCTCCATCTTATCGGACATCTTGTCCAGCCTCCTGTAAGTCGTCTGGAGGGGTCCATCATCGATCCTAGATGTCCCCACCGAGCTCATTATCCTGGGGTAGATGTCGCCGCTCTCTATCCTCCTCCCGACCGTCTCAACGATCCCCCTGAGATTCGAGGGATCCTCGAACCTGTAGGTCGCCTCGTAGAACTCCGGGGGGAGCTCCCCGACCACCTCCATGTTGTACACTTCATCGTCTATGTACTTCGGATCCACCCTGCTCACGAGGAGGAGTGGAGCATCCTCCCTACCCCCTGGAGTTGATGGGAGGAACTCCTTTGAGAAGTTGATGAGAGCATCTAATAGAAGCATTATTGAATCCTCATCCCCATCAACGTTCCTCCTCTTGGCGGCATGGAGGAATGGGTGGGCGAAGAGCACGTCAGCGTTCGTGAAGCCCACAACGCGCGCCAGGTTCGCCACGAACGTGTGGGGGGATATCGTCAGGATCAGCTTCCCCACCAGGTCCTCCTCCCTCTCAACGTTGTAGAAGGGCTTGAGACCGTAGAACTTCACCAGGAGCTCATCAACGTACTTCGCGACCGAGACAAGGTATTTGGCAGCTGCCCTCGGTATTATCACGTCCTGGACCTTTAGCTCCAGCATCTGATCACCTCTCCTCAGCTCCTCACCGTTAATGTCTCTATCGTAACCCAGCTCCCTCAGCCTCTCAGGGCTGACTCCGACCTCCTCGGGCCTGAAGTGAGTGAGCACCGCGTTGACGGCGTCGAACCTCACGGTCCCATCCTTGAAGACGTGGAGACCGTGCTTGGCCCTTAGTATGCCCTTCTCGATGGGCTCCGGTATCTTGGACCCGCTGGTCAGTCCCTTCACCCCCTTGACCTTTGAGAGCAGCTCAGGGCTCTCCCCGAGCTTCCTGATGGCCCTATCGACCTCCTCCCTTATGTTGAGCTTCACGCTCCTGTACTGCACGGGCTCGGCCGCAGGATGATCTTGGCATCTGCCGTTGACCTGCCTCCCGCAGACCGGACAGAAGAGGAGCCTGGATGTTGGGGATCCGCAGTTGGGACATCTGAAGAGCGTTGTCCTCATCCCGCAGCTCCTGCAAAGCCTGAGGGCGACCTCGACGCTCACAGTACCCCTCTCATAAGCGGCCTCCAGGGACCTAGATGACCCCTTGAGGTTCCCCACCGGGAAGAGCAGGTTCACCGGGGGCTTCATCTTCCTTGATTTCGCCTTCTCCGGCCTACCCACCCTCATCCCCACCTTAGTTGGACCCTTCGGCATTATCTTGACTTCCAGGAAGTCGTTCAGGAGCTTAAGGGTGGCGTAGCTCGAGTTCTCATCGCCCACCGAGTCGGGGAGCCTCTCGGCCACATAGCTGAGGAGCTTCCAGTCCTCGGGATCGAAGACTAATTCGCTCCCTTCTACCCTGTGAGGGACCCCCAGCAGCTCCAGGATCCTCTTCAGATCGCTCTCGAACCTAAGCCTACCATATGAAGCGTTCCTGACGGCCTTGACAAGCTTCATGAGATCCTCCACCCTCAGGTGCTCCCAGTAGTAAGTGAACCTGGGATGGAGAGGCACTCCAAGCTCCCTGGAGATCCTCAGGGCCTCCTCAAAGCTCTCCGGCCTCTTCGCCTCTCCCCC is a window from the Candidatus Korarchaeota archaeon NZ13-K genome containing:
- a CDS encoding DNA polymerase II large subunit, with product MLAYFESLRRGLEEALSVAREARALGLDPREEVEIGIADELHERIAALFGSESIGERVRYWLGSTGSKVETAFRVIGEIVPRRGEESRLEIRMGARERAELALRVGMAIITDATVSAPIEGISRVELKGSGGESYLSVYYNGPIRTAGGTEGAMSVLMADYIRQRLGLGRYVPTREEVERYVEEVFLYRRIAHLQYNSEPEEVRRAVMNIPVEITGPPTEREEVSSLRNLARVETNRVRGGAVLVINDCILQKARKLRKMIDQIKGRIDDFDDSCWGWMEGGDEGKVELEPGGCPVVEPSYKYLKDAVMGRPVLSHPSRIGGFRLRYGRARNTGLASIGMNPATMYLLDSFIAVGTQVRMERPGKSAVVMPVDSIEGPTVRLRDGSLVRVDDPSRALELIDEVEEIVHLGDVLIAYGEFLENNHPLLPSAWTEEWWEGIVRRKGGEAKRPESFEEALRISRELGVPLHPRFTYYWEHLRVEDLMKLVKAVRNASYGRLRFESDLKRILELLGVPHRVEGSELVFDPEDWKLLSYVAERLPDSVGDENSSYATLKLLNDFLEVKIMPKGPTKVGMRVGRPEKAKSRKMKPPVNLLFPVGNLKGSSRSLEAAYERGTVSVEVALRLCRSCGMRTTLFRCPNCGSPTSRLLFCPVCGRQVNGRCQDHPAAEPVQYRSVKLNIREEVDRAIRKLGESPELLSKVKGVKGLTSGSKIPEPIEKGILRAKHGLHVFKDGTVRFDAVNAVLTHFRPEEVGVSPERLRELGYDRDINGEELRRGDQMLELKVQDVIIPRAAAKYLVSVAKYVDELLVKFYGLKPFYNVEREEDLVGKLILTISPHTFVANLARVVGFTNADVLFAHPFLHAAKRRNVDGDEDSIMLLLDALINFSKEFLPSTPGGREDAPLLLVSRVDPKYIDDEVYNMEVVGELPPEFYEATYRFEDPSNLRGIVETVGRRIESGDIYPRIMSSVGTSRIDDGPLQTTYRRLDKMSDKMEAHFSLERKIRAVDAMDALARVITSHFIRDIVGNLRGFGQQVFRCTECNAKYRRPPISGRCLRCGGNITLTVHRGTVMKYLRPTLEVMRRYGVEGYLLQRVRLIESEISSLFRERRGSNGADLSSFLVESEGRGKRATRLVDFL